Proteins encoded within one genomic window of Balneolaceae bacterium:
- a CDS encoding DUF1080 domain-containing protein, whose protein sequence is MNRREFTKRVLKSTTAITTSYLGAKALFWDNNNAVEYQNSDLQFKRLFNGKNLDGFVDMNTSPDTWWVEDGLLKCTGEPIGVMRTEKQYENFILDIEWRHMKPGGNSGFFVWANGTPHADTPFPTGMEVQMLDPQWAEINNRSDEYVHGHLFPVMELEGTTPDNPSEIARGRSYSLEKRVKGTGEWNRYIVVCIDGTLKLSVNGKFVNGIHSPERKKGYICPESEGSEIHFRKIDIMELPGGVISEDQIAPVVG, encoded by the coding sequence ATGAACAGAAGAGAATTTACTAAGCGTGTCTTAAAATCAACCACAGCTATAACGACATCTTATTTAGGTGCTAAAGCACTTTTTTGGGATAATAATAATGCTGTTGAATATCAGAATAGTGATTTACAATTCAAACGTTTATTTAATGGTAAAAACCTGGACGGTTTTGTTGATATGAATACTTCTCCAGATACATGGTGGGTTGAAGATGGATTATTGAAATGTACCGGTGAGCCAATCGGTGTTATGAGAACAGAGAAACAGTACGAAAATTTTATACTGGATATTGAGTGGAGGCATATGAAACCGGGAGGAAATTCCGGCTTTTTTGTGTGGGCAAATGGTACTCCTCATGCAGATACTCCTTTCCCAACTGGAATGGAGGTTCAAATGCTTGATCCACAATGGGCAGAAATTAATAATCGATCAGACGAATACGTTCACGGTCACCTGTTTCCTGTGATGGAACTGGAAGGAACGACTCCAGATAACCCATCCGAAATTGCAAGGGGCAGAAGCTATTCACTTGAAAAAAGAGTAAAAGGAACAGGAGAGTGGAACCGATATATAGTTGTTTGTATAGATGGAACGTTAAAACTTTCAGTAAATGGTAAGTTTGTAAATGGAATACATTCGCCAGAAAGAAAAAAAGGATATATATGTCCTGAATCTGAGGGTTCAGAGATCCATTTTAGGAAAATTGATATTATGGAATTACCGGGTGGTGTTATCTCTGAAGATCAAATTGCACCGGTTGTAGGCTGA
- a CDS encoding nucleotidyltransferase domain-containing protein, producing MMNQSIDKIIEKTLEQYPVISLGILYGSTVTGKERLESDVDLAIAGEESFSKEILIHIIEELAIKLNRPVDLVDLSETTGTLLHQILTKGKLIYCTDRTLYAELIKKMVFNQADMMPYHNRILKERREQWIEES from the coding sequence ATGATGAATCAATCAATCGATAAAATCATAGAAAAAACTCTTGAACAGTACCCGGTGATCTCCTTGGGAATTCTTTACGGCTCAACCGTTACTGGTAAAGAACGGCTGGAAAGTGATGTAGATCTTGCAATCGCTGGCGAAGAGTCATTTTCCAAAGAAATTCTGATCCATATTATTGAAGAATTAGCAATTAAATTGAACCGACCTGTCGATCTTGTGGATCTCAGTGAAACTACCGGTACGTTACTACATCAAATTCTTACCAAGGGGAAATTGATCTATTGCACGGACCGAACTCTTTATGCAGAGCTCATTAAAAAGATGGTATTCAATCAGGCAGATATGATGCCCTACCATAACCGAATCTTAAAAGAAAGACGAGAACAATGGATCGAAGAGTCATAG
- a CDS encoding SUMF1/EgtB/PvdO family nonheme iron enzyme has translation MIQSIRTESVNTSIVKFSIFTCLISILLTHFLHAQSSFVPYKVDVNEPIQMVPIEGGTFVMGDENDNSQQVRVEVNSFWMGSYEITWEQYNQFSTEVMSNLQKENLAGADIGVDADVISLPTPPYVDMSFGMGTDGYPAISMTHYAASMFTKWLTAKTGKFYRLPTEAEWEYVCKASNDNLAEQAWYQENSNSGYQKVGTKEPNQLGLYDIPGNVAEWTTDEYHKDYITRVQNMGPEPVVNPWFQPSDLYPRAVRGASWMDPETEVSCNKRRESNSDWKMLDPQIPKSLWWHTNAQFLGFRIVRPLNEPTPEEMKKYWPEEIDDFGR, from the coding sequence ATGATACAAAGTATTCGTACTGAATCTGTTAATACATCGATCGTAAAATTTTCAATCTTCACATGTTTAATTTCTATACTTTTAACCCATTTCCTGCACGCTCAGAGTTCATTTGTTCCGTATAAAGTTGATGTCAATGAACCTATTCAAATGGTTCCAATAGAAGGCGGGACATTTGTTATGGGAGATGAGAATGATAATTCACAACAAGTACGTGTTGAAGTGAATTCTTTTTGGATGGGTTCATATGAAATAACCTGGGAGCAATACAATCAGTTTTCAACTGAGGTGATGAGCAATTTACAAAAAGAGAATTTAGCAGGTGCCGATATTGGTGTGGACGCTGATGTAATTTCATTACCGACTCCTCCCTATGTAGACATGAGTTTCGGAATGGGCACGGATGGATACCCGGCAATTAGTATGACTCATTATGCTGCATCAATGTTTACGAAATGGTTGACAGCGAAAACGGGAAAATTTTATAGACTTCCCACTGAAGCAGAATGGGAGTATGTATGTAAAGCTTCAAATGATAATCTAGCTGAACAAGCTTGGTACCAAGAAAATAGTAACAGTGGGTACCAAAAAGTTGGCACTAAAGAGCCCAATCAGTTGGGCCTTTATGATATCCCCGGAAATGTAGCTGAGTGGACTACTGATGAATACCATAAAGATTATATCACCAGAGTCCAAAATATGGGGCCAGAACCTGTGGTAAATCCATGGTTCCAGCCATCGGATTTATACCCGCGAGCGGTCAGAGGGGCGTCTTGGATGGATCCTGAAACGGAGGTTTCCTGTAATAAGAGAAGAGAATCTAACTCTGATTGGAAAATGCTGGATCCACAAATCCCTAAGAGTTTATGGTGGCATACCAATGCGCAATTTTTAGGATTTAGAATAGTTCGGCCGTTAAATGAGCCAACTCCAGAAGAGATGAAGAAATATTGGCCTGAAGAAATTGATGACTTTGGAAGATAA
- a CDS encoding DUF1080 domain-containing protein, producing the protein MNQYKLSFSLLVLVTILCFLGCVGERGENDFRTSMELENDGYIALLANDLNAWKGQIAEDPRNIPVLTEGMNENEIQQLLSEVNEETFNHWYMQDGMLLYDGTRDIGNIETIEEYENFELVVDWKIGPKGDSGIFLRNMPQVQIWDPHHQGVGSGGLYNNDPNIEPIVTADKPVGEWNRMVIRMISDSVWVKLNGETVVDGAIQENYWANYERPAPSEGQIVLQSHGTPLWFKNLYIKELN; encoded by the coding sequence ATGAATCAATACAAACTATCTTTCTCTCTATTGGTATTAGTCACAATTCTATGCTTTTTGGGATGTGTTGGAGAGAGAGGAGAAAATGATTTCCGTACATCGATGGAGCTTGAAAATGATGGTTATATAGCATTGCTGGCAAATGATCTCAATGCATGGAAAGGCCAGATAGCTGAAGATCCAAGAAATATACCGGTATTAACAGAGGGCATGAATGAAAACGAGATACAGCAGCTGCTATCAGAAGTAAACGAGGAGACATTTAACCATTGGTACATGCAAGACGGAATGCTGTTATATGACGGTACTCGTGATATAGGCAACATTGAGACAATTGAGGAATATGAAAATTTCGAGCTGGTAGTGGATTGGAAAATTGGTCCTAAAGGTGATAGCGGCATTTTTTTGAGAAATATGCCGCAAGTACAAATTTGGGATCCTCATCATCAAGGGGTTGGTTCCGGAGGACTTTATAATAATGATCCGAATATTGAACCCATCGTTACTGCCGATAAGCCAGTAGGTGAATGGAATAGAATGGTTATAAGAATGATTTCAGACTCTGTATGGGTAAAGCTTAATGGAGAGACTGTAGTTGATGGTGCCATACAAGAAAATTATTGGGCAAATTATGAAAGACCAGCCCCCTCAGAAGGTCAAATAGTGTTACAAAGTCATGGTACTCCTTTATGGTTTAAAAATTTATATATCAAAGAACTTAACTAA
- a CDS encoding HepT-like ribonuclease domain-containing protein: protein MDRRVIEEKLESLRRCYRRIEEKRPDSAEEFQDNYDLQDIVSVNIERAVQLCVDIGTHIIAESDYSAPSSLGETFEILEKMEVTRILE from the coding sequence ATGGATCGAAGAGTCATAGAGGAAAAACTGGAATCACTGCGAAGGTGTTACAGACGGATCGAAGAAAAAAGACCCGATTCTGCCGAAGAATTTCAGGATAACTATGATCTGCAGGATATTGTTTCTGTAAATATTGAAAGGGCTGTTCAGCTATGCGTAGATATTGGCACTCATATTATTGCGGAATCGGATTATTCTGCTCCCTCCAGTTTGGGTGAAACCTTTGAGATTCTTGAAAAAATGGAAGTCACTCGAATCCTCGAATAA
- a CDS encoding PIG-L family deacetylase: MSQDDTGKLRIIAFGAHPDDCEISAGGVGALWSEAGHAFKCVSMTNGDIGHFGMSGGELAIRRMKEVEAAAEILGIETEVMDVHDGELMPTLENRKKVTRLIRDWQADIVMVHRRYTYHADHRYSGILVDDSIVLVEAKFFTPDTPPLPRSPVVLYYSDNFQRPLPFEPDLVVGIDNVIDKKREALEQMPSQFSDIDSWTYGRADNPPEDKSTRLRLRIDNLINRSVAVADKYRAMLIDLYGENAGNRIKHAEAFQVSEYGRAATTEELKALFPTF, translated from the coding sequence ATGTCTCAAGACGATACAGGCAAACTTAGAATCATTGCATTTGGTGCTCATCCGGATGATTGTGAAATTTCAGCAGGTGGTGTAGGAGCATTATGGTCGGAAGCGGGACACGCTTTTAAATGTGTTTCAATGACAAATGGAGATATAGGACATTTTGGAATGTCAGGGGGGGAACTTGCCATTAGGAGGATGAAAGAAGTCGAAGCTGCTGCTGAGATTTTAGGAATAGAAACCGAAGTAATGGATGTTCACGATGGTGAATTGATGCCCACACTCGAAAATCGAAAAAAAGTTACAAGGCTAATTCGTGATTGGCAGGCAGATATCGTGATGGTACATAGAAGATATACATATCATGCTGATCATCGATATAGCGGTATTTTGGTGGATGATTCGATCGTGCTTGTAGAAGCGAAATTCTTTACTCCAGACACGCCTCCATTACCACGAAGTCCTGTTGTACTATATTACAGTGATAATTTTCAAAGGCCATTGCCATTTGAACCAGATTTGGTCGTTGGTATTGATAATGTTATTGACAAAAAAAGAGAGGCGTTAGAACAGATGCCTTCACAGTTTTCTGACATTGATTCATGGACTTATGGCCGTGCTGATAATCCGCCTGAAGACAAATCTACCCGTTTACGTTTGAGAATTGATAATTTAATCAATCGAAGTGTAGCTGTCGCAGATAAGTACAGGGCTATGCTCATCGATTTATATGGTGAAAATGCTGGCAATAGAATTAAACACGCTGAAGCATTTCAAGTTTCTGAATACGGACGAGCTGCGACAACTGAAGAACTCAAAGCTTTATTTCCAACATTCTAA
- a CDS encoding RagB/SusD family nutrient uptake outer membrane protein, whose product MNKYLVYTLLIVVALFTACDDGLDMLPTGSVSEDIYWQRESDAVTAVNAAYGELDGQTMIKQLDAVTDIGFRAASGPGTLHDVGAGNIDPSNSAIEGIWNRYYRGIRKANDVIANIDQIEVGNQDVLNRVEAEARFLRAYFYTQLSSLWGGVPLITEPINIDERVGRSDKQQIVDFVVSELDNIISNNSLPIAYSGDNIGRATIGAAHALKARIAIRNNNWTMARDAAKAVMDLGIYSLYPHYGELFQYAGQNSSEIIFDRQYAQGGDVYGAFGYSAASIGGSSVVEPVHKLYELMEFKGPQNPDDPYENIDPRWDFTVYYTGAPIGNSIYDSTPDSPTGDRILVSEGATDHGYNLKKWVDWENDNANPGNGSINLIHIRYGDVLLMYAEAKIELDEIDQSVYDAINAIRQRPSVEMPAITPGKTQAEMREIVRNERAVELAFEGLRLFDINRWGIASEKEGLVRGAFFRNDAGEWYLHDTGFTRSFNPNRDTLWPIPVDEMNSNSAITTNNPGY is encoded by the coding sequence AACAGGTTCTGTGTCAGAGGATATCTATTGGCAACGAGAAAGTGATGCAGTAACAGCAGTAAATGCAGCATACGGTGAACTCGATGGCCAAACGATGATTAAACAACTTGATGCAGTCACTGATATCGGATTCAGGGCTGCTTCGGGTCCGGGTACTCTTCATGATGTAGGTGCTGGTAATATCGATCCCTCTAATAGCGCAATTGAAGGTATTTGGAATCGGTATTACAGAGGAATAAGAAAAGCAAATGACGTGATAGCCAATATCGATCAGATCGAAGTTGGAAATCAGGATGTCTTAAACCGAGTCGAAGCAGAGGCCAGGTTTCTGAGAGCCTATTTTTATACTCAGTTATCAAGCCTCTGGGGAGGAGTTCCTTTAATTACAGAACCTATTAATATCGACGAGCGAGTAGGCAGAAGTGATAAACAGCAAATCGTAGACTTTGTAGTATCTGAGTTGGATAATATTATCAGCAACAACTCACTGCCCATAGCTTATAGTGGTGATAATATAGGAAGAGCAACCATTGGTGCTGCACATGCTCTTAAAGCAAGAATTGCTATTCGAAATAACAACTGGACAATGGCAAGAGATGCTGCTAAAGCGGTGATGGATCTCGGTATCTATAGCTTGTATCCTCACTATGGAGAACTCTTTCAGTATGCTGGTCAAAATTCATCAGAAATCATTTTCGATCGACAATATGCCCAGGGTGGTGATGTCTATGGTGCATTTGGATACTCTGCTGCCTCTATCGGTGGAAGTTCAGTTGTAGAACCTGTTCATAAGCTATATGAACTAATGGAATTTAAAGGACCTCAAAATCCGGATGATCCGTATGAAAATATTGATCCAAGATGGGACTTTACGGTTTACTATACCGGAGCTCCTATAGGCAATTCCATCTACGATTCTACCCCCGATAGCCCAACTGGTGACAGAATTCTGGTAAGTGAAGGTGCTACAGACCACGGATATAATTTGAAAAAATGGGTTGACTGGGAGAATGATAATGCAAATCCAGGAAACGGGTCTATAAATTTAATTCATATCAGATACGGTGATGTCTTACTCATGTATGCTGAAGCAAAAATTGAGTTGGATGAAATCGACCAGTCCGTGTATGATGCGATCAATGCAATTCGACAGCGTCCTTCTGTTGAGATGCCAGCTATCACACCGGGTAAAACCCAAGCTGAGATGAGAGAGATAGTTCGCAACGAAAGAGCAGTTGAACTTGCATTTGAAGGACTCAGATTATTTGACATCAATCGCTGGGGTATTGCAAGCGAGAAAGAAGGTTTGGTTCGAGGTGCATTTTTCAGAAATGATGCTGGTGAATGGTACCTTCATGATACCGGTTTTACACGCAGCTTCAATCCAAATAGAGATACACTTTGGCCAATCCCAGTTGATGAGATGAATAGTAACTCGGCAATTACTACCAATAACCCAGGTTATTAA
- a CDS encoding DUF1080 domain-containing protein → MNRRKFTKNLLYGSLSIGGVNALTKLGDRVRDEKTDTLKFKKLFNGKNLDGFVDVNTSEDTWYVENNILKCTGDPIGVIRTQKQYENFVLDIEWRHMEPGGNSGVFILADGEPYEERPFPTGIEVQMVDPGIAEIRDIVEDYAHGQLFPVSGLTGTTPDNPFEISPSRSNPAEFRVNGAGEWNRYLLTCVDGVIKLSVNGKFINGMRSEKRKKGYICPESEGFEVHFRKIDIMELPGGILDADQSAPIVE, encoded by the coding sequence ATGAATCGTAGAAAATTCACTAAAAACCTTCTATATGGATCACTTTCGATTGGAGGCGTAAATGCCTTGACGAAGTTGGGCGACCGAGTTCGGGATGAGAAAACAGATACTCTCAAATTCAAAAAATTGTTTAATGGAAAAAATTTGGACGGTTTTGTTGATGTAAACACGTCTGAAGATACCTGGTACGTGGAGAATAACATATTGAAATGTACTGGCGACCCCATAGGAGTCATTCGCACTCAAAAACAATACGAGAATTTTGTTCTTGATATAGAATGGAGACATATGGAGCCAGGGGGGAATTCCGGTGTTTTCATTCTTGCAGATGGAGAACCATACGAAGAAAGACCTTTTCCAACAGGTATAGAGGTTCAAATGGTTGACCCGGGAATTGCAGAAATTCGTGACATCGTTGAGGATTATGCACATGGTCAATTGTTTCCTGTCAGTGGTTTAACAGGTACTACACCGGATAATCCATTTGAAATAAGTCCGTCGAGAAGTAATCCTGCTGAATTCAGGGTAAATGGCGCAGGTGAGTGGAATAGATATTTACTAACGTGTGTAGATGGTGTAATTAAACTTTCAGTAAATGGGAAGTTTATTAATGGTATGCGATCTGAAAAGCGCAAAAAGGGTTATATATGCCCGGAGTCAGAAGGGTTTGAAGTACACTTTAGAAAAATTGATATCATGGAGCTTCCGGGTGGTATACTGGATGCGGATCAATCGGCTCCGATTGTAGAATAA
- a CDS encoding Gfo/Idh/MocA family oxidoreductase: MKNKKQDRRQFLSTFTKGTLGAVGATGLLFKGSNAKSSKNNYLPKAPMIQKQAPDGELIRAGLVGCGGRGTGASINFLDAGPNLEIVALGDVFQDQLDRCRDNLKRGRGVEVADENCFIGFNAYQKVIDTDVDLVIFATPPHFRPQHVKAAIEAGKHVFQEKPVAVDPVGARIMMETTKKAIDKKLNMVSGTALRYSKDYIETHKRVSEGMIGEIIGGQAVRNGGALWWVERKPEWTELEYMLRNWGNFTWLSGDHITEQHIHHLDLINWHIGKNPVRAYGYGGRQQRISGDQFDYFSIVYEYENGIKVHGATRQINDTDSGRIEMIKGTKGYADCGGTIYDYNGNILWEYPYPDDDETDSEWEVTDPFVQEHVELITGIRTDKYVNDSELQVNSTRMAIMGRMAAYTGDEITWDEILNSDMRLGPDTYEFGDVPSVIEKPPVQGNSPAPADRYS, translated from the coding sequence ATGAAGAATAAAAAGCAGGATAGAAGACAATTTTTGAGCACTTTTACAAAGGGCACTCTCGGAGCAGTTGGGGCAACGGGTTTACTGTTCAAAGGTTCAAATGCAAAGAGCAGTAAAAACAACTATCTGCCAAAAGCCCCAATGATTCAAAAACAGGCTCCTGACGGTGAATTGATAAGAGCAGGTTTGGTTGGATGTGGTGGCAGAGGAACCGGGGCATCCATTAATTTTCTTGATGCGGGTCCTAATTTGGAAATTGTTGCCTTGGGTGATGTTTTTCAAGATCAATTAGACAGATGTCGAGATAACTTGAAAAGAGGCCGTGGAGTAGAAGTAGCTGATGAAAACTGCTTTATAGGATTTAATGCTTATCAAAAAGTAATAGATACAGATGTTGATCTTGTCATATTTGCTACACCACCTCATTTTAGACCACAACATGTAAAAGCAGCTATTGAAGCTGGTAAACATGTGTTCCAGGAAAAACCAGTTGCTGTAGATCCAGTTGGTGCTCGTATAATGATGGAAACCACTAAAAAAGCCATAGATAAAAAACTAAATATGGTAAGTGGTACAGCCTTGCGCTACAGTAAAGATTATATAGAAACTCACAAGCGAGTTTCTGAAGGTATGATTGGAGAAATTATTGGCGGTCAGGCTGTACGTAATGGAGGCGCACTTTGGTGGGTTGAACGTAAACCTGAGTGGACAGAATTGGAATACATGCTTCGTAATTGGGGGAATTTTACGTGGCTTTCCGGGGATCATATCACAGAGCAGCATATCCATCATCTCGATCTGATCAACTGGCACATTGGGAAAAATCCCGTGCGGGCATACGGATACGGAGGAAGACAGCAGAGAATATCCGGTGATCAATTCGATTACTTTAGTATTGTGTATGAATATGAGAATGGCATAAAAGTGCACGGAGCTACTCGTCAGATTAATGACACCGATTCAGGACGCATTGAGATGATAAAGGGAACCAAAGGATATGCAGATTGCGGAGGTACTATATACGACTATAATGGTAATATACTCTGGGAATATCCCTATCCGGATGATGATGAAACCGATTCCGAGTGGGAAGTTACAGACCCATTTGTTCAGGAGCATGTAGAACTGATCACTGGCATTAGAACCGATAAGTATGTCAACGATTCTGAATTGCAGGTAAATTCAACTCGTATGGCAATTATGGGACGTATGGCTGCTTATACCGGGGATGAGATTACGTGGGATGAAATATTAAATTCGGATATGCGACTTGGGCCTGATACGTATGAATTTGGCGACGTGCCGAGTGTCATAGAAAAACCCCCGGTGCAGGGAAATTCACCTGCCCCTGCTGACCGATATTCGTAA
- a CDS encoding arylsulfatase: MYKAISFYSHLILILSFAVGCTQKSHKAEIQKPNIIYILADDLGYADLGSYGQENIKTPNLDRMAEEGLRFTQHYSGSTVCAPARSVLMTGLHSGHAPVRGNREHKPIGQAPFPYAVPTIAEVLQETGYTTGAFGKWGLGYPGSESTPSLQGFDIFFGFNGQRRAHFYYPEFLFLEKKGEEPIRVPLEGNRVENTSTEDFPHPGSGPPISAEIYAPEAIHERALSFIEENREQSFFLYYPSQIPHASLEVPEEYLEMYLDENGESIFEEEPTPQNHYVYTDKPAATYAAMVSYLDYQVGEILDRLEELQIAENTLVIFTSDNGSYSEGGYHYSMLNSNGDLRGGKRDLYEGGIRVPMIAWWPGRISVGQTSDHISAFQDIMPTFAELAGTNTPPGVDGISFVPELFGTGNQESHEYLYWEFPARGGKQAIRKGDWKAVRLDVRENRKAPIELYNLELDLGEENNIAEQHPDVVAKMDSIFQVEHVPSETFPLFNE, from the coding sequence ATGTATAAGGCGATTAGCTTTTATTCTCATCTTATTTTAATACTATCATTTGCTGTTGGTTGTACACAAAAATCCCATAAAGCTGAAATACAAAAACCCAACATCATCTACATCCTTGCTGATGATCTTGGTTATGCCGATCTGGGCAGCTATGGTCAGGAAAACATCAAAACACCCAATCTCGATCGAATGGCCGAGGAGGGATTGAGATTTACTCAGCACTATTCAGGAAGTACGGTTTGTGCACCTGCCCGTTCTGTTTTGATGACCGGTCTTCACTCGGGTCATGCCCCTGTACGTGGCAACAGAGAGCATAAGCCGATCGGGCAAGCTCCATTTCCATATGCGGTTCCAACCATTGCCGAAGTTTTGCAAGAGACCGGATACACCACCGGAGCATTCGGTAAATGGGGTCTCGGGTATCCCGGATCGGAAAGTACTCCATCATTACAGGGATTTGATATTTTCTTTGGATTCAATGGCCAGCGGCGTGCTCATTTTTACTATCCCGAATTTCTGTTCCTGGAAAAAAAGGGTGAAGAGCCAATTCGGGTTCCGTTGGAGGGGAACCGCGTAGAAAATACCTCAACAGAAGATTTTCCGCATCCCGGTTCCGGTCCGCCAATCTCGGCAGAAATCTACGCTCCCGAGGCTATTCATGAACGGGCACTTTCCTTTATCGAAGAAAATAGAGAGCAGTCATTTTTTCTCTATTATCCTTCCCAAATTCCACATGCATCGCTGGAAGTTCCGGAGGAGTATTTAGAAATGTATCTGGATGAAAATGGAGAAAGTATCTTTGAAGAAGAGCCGACTCCTCAAAATCACTATGTGTACACGGATAAACCGGCAGCCACCTATGCGGCGATGGTCAGCTATCTGGATTATCAGGTGGGTGAAATTCTGGACAGATTGGAGGAATTACAGATTGCTGAAAATACGCTGGTCATTTTTACAAGTGATAACGGCTCCTACTCAGAGGGCGGATATCATTACTCGATGCTCAATTCCAATGGAGATCTGCGAGGTGGTAAACGCGATTTGTACGAAGGCGGAATTCGGGTCCCCATGATTGCCTGGTGGCCGGGGCGAATCAGCGTTGGACAGACCAGTGATCACATTTCAGCTTTTCAGGATATAATGCCAACATTTGCCGAATTGGCCGGAACGAACACACCTCCCGGAGTTGATGGTATATCATTCGTGCCAGAACTTTTCGGAACCGGTAACCAGGAATCACACGAGTATCTTTACTGGGAATTTCCGGCCCGGGGTGGCAAACAGGCGATTCGAAAAGGGGATTGGAAAGCTGTACGACTGGATGTTCGGGAGAATAGAAAGGCTCCGATCGAACTTTATAATTTAGAACTGGATCTTGGTGAAGAAAATAATATAGCAGAGCAACATCCGGATGTTGTAGCTAAGATGGATAGCATTTTCCAGGTTGAGCACGTACCCTCAGAAACGTTTCCGCTTTTTAACGAATAA
- a CDS encoding Gfo/Idh/MocA family oxidoreductase, translated as MEKNKQSRKDFLSTIALGSVGVISVSSFLSSCASTSNLNEPYVSYSEQAPDGEPLRAGLVGCGGRGTGAAVNFLDAGPNLEIVALGDAFQDQLDKCRTNLQRARGVEIADENCFVGFDAYQKVIDSDVDLVLFATPPFFRPQHVRAAIEAGKHVFQEKPVAVDPVGARMMAETASIARENNLCMVSGTIRRYQKDYVETQKRVQDGFIGEVVGADIKRNGGALWWVERKPDWSDMEYMLRNWGNFAWLSGDHIVEMFIHELDVMSWHVGGHPVKAFGYGGRQQRISGDQFDQFSIVYEYENGKKVHCATRQINDCDNGREQLITGTKGYADASGTLYDHDGNIIWEYPHPEEGTESMWTVHNPSVQEHVELITGIRTGNYINDADEQIKSTRLAIMGRMAAYTGREITWDEVLNSDLKLGPEMVEFGRSYDIPDEPPKVGTAPAPVNRYS; from the coding sequence ATGGAGAAAAATAAACAATCCCGAAAAGATTTTTTATCAACAATTGCATTAGGTTCAGTAGGCGTTATAAGTGTTTCATCATTTCTGTCCAGCTGTGCTAGTACAAGTAATTTGAATGAGCCATATGTCTCTTATTCTGAACAAGCACCAGATGGTGAACCACTAAGAGCGGGTCTTGTTGGTTGTGGAGGCAGAGGTACTGGTGCGGCAGTCAATTTCCTGGATGCCGGACCCAATCTTGAAATCGTAGCATTGGGTGATGCATTTCAGGATCAATTAGATAAATGTAGAACAAATTTACAGCGCGCAAGAGGTGTTGAGATTGCGGATGAGAATTGTTTTGTAGGTTTTGATGCCTATCAAAAAGTAATTGATTCTGACGTTGACCTGGTTCTATTCGCAACCCCTCCATTTTTCCGGCCGCAACATGTGCGTGCAGCTATAGAGGCCGGTAAACATGTGTTTCAGGAAAAACCTGTTGCTGTTGATCCCGTAGGGGCTCGAATGATGGCTGAAACGGCATCTATTGCCCGTGAGAATAATCTTTGCATGGTAAGTGGTACGATTCGCCGATATCAAAAAGATTATGTAGAAACCCAAAAAAGGGTACAGGATGGATTTATTGGAGAAGTAGTTGGCGCTGATATTAAGAGAAATGGAGGTGCGCTCTGGTGGGTAGAGAGAAAACCGGATTGGTCGGATATGGAATATATGCTTCGCAATTGGGGAAATTTCGCTTGGTTATCGGGTGATCACATTGTAGAAATGTTTATTCATGAATTAGACGTAATGAGCTGGCATGTAGGAGGTCACCCGGTTAAAGCATTTGGATATGGTGGCCGGCAACAACGAATATCCGGAGATCAATTCGACCAATTTAGCATTGTTTACGAATATGAAAATGGTAAAAAAGTGCACTGTGCAACTCGTCAAATAAATGATTGTGATAATGGAAGAGAACAGTTGATTACAGGTACAAAGGGGTATGCTGATGCAAGTGGAACTCTTTATGATCATGACGGTAATATTATTTGGGAGTATCCACATCCTGAAGAAGGAACTGAATCTATGTGGACTGTACATAATCCATCTGTTCAAGAACATGTTGAATTGATTACAGGGATTCGTACCGGAAATTATATAAATGATGCCGATGAACAGATTAAGTCTACCCGACTTGCAATTATGGGCAGAATGGCTGCTTATACAGGAAGAGAAATCACTTGGGATGAAGTTCTCAATTCAGATCTGAAGTTAGGTCCGGAAATGGTAGAATTTGGTCGATCCTATGATATACCAGATGAACCACCAAAAGTCGGTACTGCACCAGCACCTGTTAACAGATACAGCTGA